A single Lolium perenne isolate Kyuss_39 chromosome 6, Kyuss_2.0, whole genome shotgun sequence DNA region contains:
- the LOC139832370 gene encoding uncharacterized protein has product MARRPCRKARIPRKKARASTSSQPASSWPDLPPDLAGDVLGRLPSYADRICFGAVCRSWRSSARQHHARPLLPCLCFADGTFRGFPAEARPFRLRSAAGHHSSCGEWLVFERDDGAYSLVDPFCKDSAPVAVLPSLSRVRVRYEPIVAVPERELPECRHLWVPRERDAEPQTAVSLLKLVVCSSRLVAAVVGQGRHGRLALCRPGAASWSVSGREPWRRLKDMAYYQGKLYVVDQNEDLLAVTVADDDAELPAMSRLDRVVKGRPPVADVRRRVTLHYLVESGDGALLMVRREISRARERRPGKIWMGGEMDEEMTVLEADFRSSRWKEVEGALCGEQALFVGRWCSRAVRVPDERRVEWADRIFFLEDGTGEEWHNLRSLRYSLSVYMMKGVDFQWCDLPRRGRAESLLPLMVSKDGDDLPATWIFPRDRTPCP; this is encoded by the coding sequence ATGGCGCGCAGACCGTGCAGGAAAGCGCGCATACCGCGCAAGAAAGCGCGAGCCTCGACGTCCTCACAACCGGCATCCTCCTGGCCGGATCTCCCGCCGGACCTCGCCGGCGACGTCCTAGGTCGCCTGCCGTCGTACGCCGACCGCATCTGCTTCGGCGCCGTATGCCGCTCGTGGCGCTCGTCCGCGCGGCAGCACCACGCGCGCCCGCTTCTGCCGTGCCTCTGCTTCGCCGACGGGACCTTCCGAGGCTTCCCAGCAGAGGCCCGGCCCTTCCGCCTGCGCAGCGCCGCAGGCCACCACAGCTCCTGCGGCGAGTGGCTCGTGTTCGAGCGCGACGACGGCGCCTACTCGCTGGTGGACCCGTTCTGCAAGGACTCGGCGCCCGTGGCGGTGCTCCCGAGCCTGTCCCGCGTCCGTGTCCGCTACGAGCCCATCGTGGCGGTGCCCGAGCGGGAGCTGCCGGAGTGCAGGCACCTATGGGTCCCGCGCGAGAGAGACGCCGAGCCGCAGACGGCGGTGTCCTTGCTCAAGCTCGTGGTCTGCTCGTCCCGCCTCGTTGCCGCGGTCGTCGGCCAAGGGCGTCACGGCAGGCTCGCGCTATGCCGTCCGGGCGCGGCGTCATGGTCAGTGAGCGGCCGCGAACCATGGCGGCGACTCAAAGACATGGCTTATTACCAGGGTAAGCTGTACGTCGTCGACCAGAACGAAGACCTCCTGGCCGTCACCGTCGCCGACGACGACGCCGAGCTGCCGGCCATGTCTCGGCTCGACCGCGTCGTCAAGGGCCGTCCCCCTGTTGCCGATGTTAGGCGCCGAGTAACACTGCACTACCTCGTGGAGTCCGGCGACGGAGCGCTGCTGATGGTCCGTAGAGAGATCTCCCGCGCGCGGGAACGGCGGCCCGGGAAGATTTGGATGGGAGGCGAAATGGACGAGGAGATGACCGTGTTGGAGGCTGACTTCCGCTCGTCGAGGTGGAAGGAAGTGGAGGGCGCCCTCTGCGGCGAACAGGCTCTCTTCGTTGGGCGCTGGTGCTCTAGGGCCGTGCGCGTGCCGGACGAGCGCCGGGTGGAGTGGGCGGACCGCATCTTCTTCCTGGAAGACGGTACGGGCGAGGAGTGGCACAACCTGAGGTCGCTGCGCTACTCTCTTAGCGTGTATATGATGAAAGGGGTCGATTTCCAGTGGTGCGACCTCCCGCGCAGAGGTAGAGCGGAGTCGCTTCTGCCGTTGATGGTGTCCAAGGATGGAGACGACTTGCCGGCCACATGGATTTTCCCTCGAGATCGGACTCCATGTCCATGA